In a genomic window of Spiroplasma melliferum:
- a CDS encoding polyribonucleotide nucleotidyltransferase, translating to MAKQVFKKIINNQELIVEHGQLAKQASGSVLVRYGDTVVLVTATVNNKLSEVDFFPLTVVFQEKLYSVGKIPGGFLKREGKPSEYGTLSARVIDRALRPLFSENFRNEVQIVINVLAVDNDNDVRMVSLFAASLALSISKIPFAGPVAGALVTVDQKNNIIINPTLEQINDGQMELIVAGTAEAINMVEAGAKEVSENLMLQAILAGHDVIQQLIAFQHEIIAKVGVPKMEVELFQVRPEIITYVNNNYAKDLITAARIKEKTKRYETIEHLIEQAINNYPMPVSLSEKEQKQLTVELKTALHNIIRQEVRRQILIDKTRLDGRKLDQIRPLSSEIDILPVVHGSALFTRGETQVLSVVTLGALGENQIIDGITDEEGKRFMHHYNFPAFSVGETGRMGPPSRREIGHGALGEKALLQIIPSEKVFPYTIRIVSEVLESNGSTSQASICAATLALMAAGVPITAPVVGIAMGLIKEKNNYTILTDIQGMEDHLGDMDFKVAGTATGICALQMDIKIAGINKAILQEALKAAKKARLTILDNVLATISAPRAHLAPTAPKMKTFMIPVDKIREVIGPGGKMITAIIEKSDDVKIDIEDDGQVTIYHKETTAIEKAYQLIKAIAMPVVVGEEIIGPVVKIEKFGVFVHLKENLDGLIHISKLAKQHVEKAEDIVQLNDIVKVKVIEIDGKGKIKLQLIEILPKK from the coding sequence ATGGCAAAACAAGTATTTAAAAAAATAATAAATAATCAGGAACTAATTGTTGAACATGGTCAATTAGCAAAACAAGCAAGTGGTTCAGTTTTAGTCCGTTATGGTGACACGGTTGTTTTAGTAACAGCAACAGTTAATAACAAACTTAGTGAAGTTGATTTTTTTCCTTTAACTGTTGTTTTTCAAGAAAAATTATATTCAGTGGGAAAAATCCCGGGGGGATTTTTAAAACGAGAAGGGAAACCATCTGAATATGGGACCTTATCAGCACGAGTAATTGATCGTGCTTTACGACCATTATTTTCAGAAAATTTTCGGAATGAAGTTCAAATTGTTATTAATGTTCTTGCTGTTGATAATGACAATGATGTACGAATGGTTAGTTTATTTGCGGCATCATTAGCACTTAGCATTTCTAAAATTCCATTTGCTGGTCCAGTAGCGGGTGCATTAGTAACTGTTGACCAAAAAAATAATATTATTATTAATCCAACATTAGAACAAATTAATGATGGTCAAATGGAATTAATTGTTGCAGGAACTGCTGAAGCAATTAATATGGTTGAAGCGGGGGCAAAAGAAGTTTCAGAAAATTTAATGTTACAAGCAATTTTAGCAGGCCATGATGTTATTCAGCAATTAATTGCTTTTCAGCATGAAATTATTGCTAAAGTTGGAGTTCCTAAAATGGAAGTTGAGTTGTTTCAGGTCCGACCTGAAATTATTACTTATGTTAATAATAATTATGCGAAAGATTTAATTACAGCTGCTCGAATTAAAGAAAAAACAAAACGTTATGAAACAATTGAACATTTAATTGAACAAGCAATTAATAATTATCCTATGCCAGTTTCACTTTCAGAAAAAGAACAGAAACAATTGACAGTAGAATTAAAAACAGCCTTACATAATATTATTCGCCAAGAAGTGCGCCGTCAAATTTTAATTGATAAAACGCGTTTAGATGGACGAAAATTAGATCAAATTCGACCATTAAGTAGTGAAATTGATATTTTACCAGTTGTTCATGGGAGTGCTTTGTTTACTAGGGGTGAAACGCAAGTTTTATCAGTTGTAACATTAGGGGCATTAGGTGAAAACCAAATTATTGATGGAATTACCGATGAAGAAGGTAAACGTTTTATGCATCATTATAACTTTCCAGCATTTTCAGTTGGTGAAACTGGGCGGATGGGTCCTCCTTCACGGCGAGAAATTGGGCATGGGGCATTAGGTGAAAAAGCATTATTACAAATTATTCCTAGTGAAAAAGTGTTTCCATATACAATTCGCATTGTTTCTGAAGTTTTAGAATCAAATGGTAGTACTTCACAAGCATCAATTTGTGCTGCCACATTAGCGCTAATGGCTGCTGGGGTGCCAATTACAGCTCCAGTAGTTGGGATTGCAATGGGTTTAATTAAAGAAAAAAATAACTATACTATTTTAACTGATATTCAAGGTATGGAAGATCATCTCGGTGATATGGACTTTAAAGTAGCCGGAACGGCAACGGGAATTTGTGCTTTACAAATGGATATTAAAATTGCTGGAATTAACAAAGCAATTCTCCAAGAAGCTTTAAAAGCAGCAAAAAAAGCACGGTTAACAATTTTAGATAATGTTTTGGCAACTATTTCTGCACCACGAGCACATTTAGCACCAACAGCACCAAAAATGAAAACATTTATGATTCCTGTTGATAAGATTCGTGAAGTTATTGGTCCAGGTGGGAAGATGATTACGGCTATTATTGAAAAATCAGATGATGTTAAAATTGATATTGAGGATGATGGTCAAGTGACAATTTATCATAAAGAAACAACGGCGATTGAAAAAGCATATCAGTTAATTAAAGCAATTGCAATGCCAGTTGTTGTTGGAGAAGAAATAATTGGACCAGTTGTTAAAATTGAAAAATTTGGTGTCTTTGTTCATTTAAAAGAAAATCTTGATGGTTTAATTCATATTTCTAAATTAGCTAAACAACATGTTGAAAAAGCAGAAGATATTGTTCAATTGAATGATATTGTTAAAGTTAAAGTGATAGAAATTGATGGGAAAGGAAAAATTAAGTTACAATTAATTGAAATATTACCTAAAAAGTAA
- a CDS encoding molecular chaperone DnaJ codes for MGKRDYYEVLGVNRNATDDEIKRAFRQLAKKYHPDVSKEKDAEAKFKEINEAYEVLSDPNKRRNYDQFGHAGTDPNGFGGFSHGFSSTGDFEDIFSGGFGGFGDIFENFFGGGKKRRGFSNQPIKGENIAARVTLTLKEQMFGKKINLDLNIDKKCEMCDGTGAKDPKKDIHTCTTCDGYGYINLEQRSLFGVIQSQQPCPDCKGRGKVITNKCSKCKGQGNYRGKETVEIDLPKSIYENQQLRIREKGNYGLNNGPRGDIYLEISVKPNKYFKRVNDNLHLNLPVSYLDALLGAEVKVPTFDGDVHLKLPPNTKTNSIFNIPNHGFFKSPTSTKRGDLIVNVIVTIPTKLSPEEKTILQKLRNNSSFKITDDFYEDL; via the coding sequence ATGGGAAAACGAGACTATTATGAAGTATTGGGCGTTAATCGTAATGCCACTGATGATGAAATTAAACGTGCTTTTCGACAATTAGCAAAAAAATATCACCCTGATGTTTCAAAAGAAAAAGATGCCGAAGCAAAGTTTAAGGAAATTAATGAAGCTTATGAAGTTTTATCTGATCCAAATAAACGCCGTAATTATGATCAGTTTGGTCATGCTGGAACTGACCCTAACGGCTTTGGTGGCTTTAGTCATGGTTTTAGTAGTACTGGAGATTTTGAAGATATTTTCTCTGGTGGTTTTGGTGGTTTTGGTGATATTTTTGAAAACTTTTTTGGTGGTGGTAAAAAACGCCGTGGTTTTAGTAATCAGCCAATTAAAGGGGAAAATATTGCTGCCCGTGTTACATTAACGTTAAAAGAACAAATGTTTGGGAAAAAAATAAACTTAGATTTAAATATTGATAAAAAATGTGAAATGTGTGATGGAACTGGGGCAAAAGATCCTAAAAAAGACATTCATACTTGTACAACTTGTGATGGGTATGGTTATATTAACCTAGAACAACGTAGTCTTTTTGGTGTGATTCAATCACAACAACCATGTCCTGACTGTAAAGGGCGAGGAAAAGTAATTACCAATAAATGTTCAAAATGTAAAGGGCAAGGAAATTATCGAGGTAAAGAAACAGTAGAAATTGATTTACCAAAATCAATTTATGAAAATCAACAATTACGAATTCGAGAAAAAGGAAACTACGGTTTAAATAATGGTCCACGAGGGGATATTTATTTAGAAATTTCAGTAAAACCAAATAAATATTTTAAACGAGTTAATGATAACCTTCATTTAAATTTACCAGTATCTTATTTAGATGCTTTACTAGGAGCTGAAGTTAAAGTTCCAACTTTTGATGGGGATGTTCATTTGAAATTACCACCAAATACAAAAACAAATAGTATTTTTAATATTCCAAATCATGGGTTTTTCAAGTCACCAACATCAACCAAACGGGGAGACTTAATTGTTAATGTGATTGTAACAATTCCAACAAAATTATCGCCAGAAGAAAAAACAATTTTACAAAAGTTAAGAAATAATAGTTCGTTTAAAATTACTGATGATTTTTATGAAGATTTATAA
- a CDS encoding molecular chaperone DnaK has protein sequence MAKIIGIDLGTTNSCVAVMEGKDFKVLENPEGQRTTPSVVSFKNEEIIVGDAAKRQAVTNPNTISSIKRKMGTSEKVTVNNKDYTPEQISAEILRYLKNYAEKKLGQKISKAVITVPAYFNDAQRQSTKDAGKIAGLEVERIINEPTAAALAYGIDKVDKEQKVLVFDLGGGTFDVSILDLADGTFEVLATAGDNHLGGDDFDEVIIQWMVDEFKKDNGINLKTDKMAMQRLKEEAEKAKKNLSSQLQTEIAAPFITARDGNPLHLNLTLTRAKFDEMTKSLVQRTIEPVRKALADAKLKPSDLDQVLLVGGSTRIPAVQEVIKRELGKEPNRTINPDEVVAIGAAIQGGVLAGDVKDVLLLDVTPLSLGIETLGGVSTVLIPRNTTIPTSKSQVFSTAADNQPAVDIHVLQGERKMAADNKSLGRFQLSGIDPAPKGVPQIEVKFSIDANGIVSVTAKDLKTSKEQSVTITNGGGLTEEEIQRMIDEAEQNKDKDEQKLKNIELRNKAESYLSTITQALEGHKDKMNPEQLKTSEEMAKEIKELLEKEDYAGLEAKMAVLEQAMAEASKFMNDQQGEQSEPEVTNDDDKKDK, from the coding sequence ATGGCAAAAATTATTGGTATTGATTTAGGAACAACAAATTCATGTGTTGCTGTGATGGAAGGAAAAGATTTTAAAGTTTTAGAAAATCCCGAAGGTCAACGAACAACACCATCAGTTGTTTCATTTAAAAATGAAGAAATTATTGTGGGAGATGCAGCAAAACGACAAGCAGTAACAAACCCAAATACAATTAGTTCAATTAAACGTAAAATGGGAACATCAGAAAAAGTTACTGTTAACAATAAAGATTATACTCCGGAACAAATTTCTGCTGAAATTTTACGTTATTTAAAAAACTATGCTGAAAAAAAATTAGGACAAAAAATTTCAAAAGCAGTTATTACTGTTCCAGCCTATTTTAATGATGCACAGCGACAATCAACAAAAGATGCTGGAAAAATTGCTGGATTAGAAGTTGAAAGAATTATTAATGAACCAACTGCGGCAGCATTAGCTTATGGAATTGATAAAGTTGATAAAGAACAAAAAGTTTTAGTATTTGACTTAGGAGGAGGAACTTTTGATGTTTCAATCTTAGATTTAGCAGATGGAACATTTGAGGTTTTAGCAACTGCTGGGGATAATCATTTAGGGGGAGATGACTTTGATGAAGTTATTATTCAATGAATGGTTGATGAATTTAAAAAGGATAATGGTATTAATTTAAAAACAGATAAAATGGCAATGCAACGATTGAAAGAAGAAGCAGAAAAAGCGAAAAAAAATCTTTCTTCACAGTTACAAACTGAAATTGCAGCACCATTTATTACTGCTCGTGATGGAAATCCATTACATTTAAACTTAACATTAACAAGAGCAAAATTTGATGAAATGACAAAAAGCCTTGTTCAACGAACAATTGAACCAGTTCGGAAAGCATTAGCTGACGCGAAATTAAAACCTAGTGATTTAGATCAAGTTTTACTAGTTGGTGGAAGTACTAGAATTCCAGCGGTACAAGAAGTTATTAAACGTGAATTGGGAAAAGAACCAAACCGCACAATTAACCCCGATGAAGTTGTTGCAATCGGTGCAGCAATTCAAGGAGGAGTTTTAGCTGGTGATGTAAAAGACGTCTTATTATTAGATGTTACACCATTATCATTAGGAATTGAAACATTAGGAGGAGTTTCAACTGTTTTAATTCCTCGTAATACAACAATTCCAACATCAAAATCACAAGTGTTTTCAACCGCTGCTGATAATCAACCAGCCGTTGATATTCATGTTTTACAAGGGGAACGCAAAATGGCAGCGGATAATAAGTCATTAGGACGTTTCCAATTATCTGGCATTGATCCAGCACCAAAAGGAGTTCCCCAAATTGAAGTTAAATTTTCAATTGATGCAAACGGAATTGTATCAGTTACAGCAAAAGATTTAAAAACAAGCAAAGAACAATCAGTTACCATTACTAATGGTGGAGGATTAACAGAGGAAGAAATTCAACGAATGATTGATGAAGCAGAACAAAATAAAGATAAAGATGAACAAAAATTAAAAAACATTGAATTGCGTAATAAGGCAGAGTCATATCTTTCAACAATTACACAAGCTTTAGAAGGACATAAGGATAAAATGAATCCTGAACAGTTAAAAACTTCTGAAGAAATGGCCAAAGAAATCAAAGAATTGTTAGAAAAAGAAGACTATGCTGGTTTAGAAGCAAAAATGGCAGTATTAGAACAAGCAATGGCTGAAGCTTCAAAATTTATGAATGATCAACAAGGTGAACAATCTGAGCCAGAAGTTACGAATGATGATGACAAAAAAGATAAATAA